The proteins below are encoded in one region of Trichocoleus desertorum ATA4-8-CV12:
- a CDS encoding PspA/IM30 family protein has product MGLFDRISRVVRSNVNDMVSKAEDPEKILEQSILDMQEDLVQLRQAVASAIASQKRSQQQYNQAQTESNNWQQRAQLALQKGDENLAREALMRRKTFAETATTLKTQLDQQSGQVDTLKRSLIGLESKISEAKTKKDMLKARAAAAKANEQLQNVVGNFSTGSAMGAFERMEEKVLQMEARSQASAELAGADLESQFARLESGGDVEDELAAMKATIAGSQAPIGTLPGSSQSTATPQDPAVDDELEKLKQQLDTL; this is encoded by the coding sequence ATGGGATTATTCGACCGCATTAGCCGAGTAGTCAGATCCAACGTCAACGACATGGTCAGCAAGGCGGAAGATCCAGAAAAGATTCTGGAGCAGTCGATTCTGGACATGCAAGAAGACTTAGTGCAGTTGCGTCAAGCCGTTGCCAGTGCGATCGCCAGCCAAAAGCGCAGTCAGCAACAATACAATCAGGCTCAAACTGAATCCAACAACTGGCAACAACGCGCTCAATTAGCACTACAAAAGGGTGATGAGAATTTAGCCCGTGAAGCGCTGATGCGTCGCAAAACTTTCGCTGAAACTGCTACGACTCTCAAAACTCAGCTTGATCAACAAAGTGGTCAAGTTGATACCTTGAAGCGTAGTTTGATTGGCTTAGAGAGCAAGATTTCGGAAGCAAAGACCAAGAAAGACATGCTGAAGGCCCGTGCTGCCGCAGCCAAAGCTAACGAGCAACTGCAAAATGTGGTCGGCAATTTTAGCACTGGTAGTGCAATGGGTGCCTTTGAGCGCATGGAAGAAAAAGTGCTGCAAATGGAGGCTCGCTCTCAGGCAAGCGCTGAGTTAGCAGGGGCTGACTTAGAAAGCCAGTTTGCTCGGTTAGAGTCTGGCGGAGATGTTGAGGATGAACTTGCCGCGATGAAAGCAACCATAGCTGGCTCCCAGGCTCCAATAGGCACACTGCCTGGATCTAGTCAGTCAACAGCCACACCACAAGACCCAGCCGTTGATGATGAATTGGAAAAGCTGAAACAGCAGTTAGACACTCTGTAA